The following is a genomic window from Butyricimonas faecihominis.
CCTTGCATCGACGTACCTCGATAATATCATTTGCCAACTCCTGAATCTCCTTATCATGCCGCACGTCAATAAAATCTCCCGGTTTAAAATAACGTTTCAGCAACCGGGCAATGTTCACGTCTAAAAGCGGTTTACGATTCCTCAAGATAAACAATTCGAACGCATTGGTCACGTACAACCCGATAAAACCGGAATCCCTCAACTCGTTCTCGTTTCCCGGGATCCTCCCACCCCGTCGGCGAATATCTTCCCCCAGCTTATACAGCCGTCGAGCCCGGTGACGATATAATCCCAAAGGTTTCATAATCTCTTCCAACTCTTCAAGCGAAGCATTAGCCAAAGCGTTCCAATCGGGAAATTTAGAGAAAAAAGTATCATAATACTTTGCCACCGTCTCCGCTTTCGTGCGCTGTAACAAGATCTCAGAAACAATTTGCTGGTACTTCGTCGCCCGATCTTCCCGCCACGGGAATATCCTCTGGTTCTCGTCAAACCACTTCAACAAACGATGTTGCAGATATTGAACCATGACTTCCCGCATAAATCTCAATTTATATTCAAATCTAACATAAGTACCCTTTACCATTTCTTCTTGGCAAACAAAAATAAAATTTTCCGACCACTCTTCATATAACCATTGACAAAATCTCTTAACCATACAAGAATTATCCCACAAATTTTTTATATGCTTCTTTTGTTTATATTCCTAATCTCCGTATCTTTATGGGGTAAAAAAGATCTTTATGAAAGTTGGTGAAAGAGTAAAAGTATCCCCCGACTTAACAGGATTAGATGCTTGGTACGAGGGGATTATCGTAGATATTGAAAACAACAGGTTTAATGGTATT
Proteins encoded in this region:
- a CDS encoding transcriptional regulator: MKVGERVKVSPDLTGLDAWYEGIIVDIENNRFNGIVISIKLDDGRIFFGQERFFQSLN